A DNA window from Fodinibius sp. Rm-B-1B1-1 contains the following coding sequences:
- a CDS encoding DndE family protein: MRIKRSKKQDELITELTNIFDFKYDGIISRIAFVYSLKKGKEFAPKDAEDIPSDGKEFRDGKAIFGTSQSGKNYYPVFKAILDEYYGGRTTEEQFSQYFKLHLDHGLAALKNEIEELNITKGEHIEHLASLVNDSLDLIGKNDSPKGYTKKENWDFPVYNNLVEFELGSSEDNKVNIPLNDLNEFDSHHIAIAGMTGAGKTQLIKDILYQISSNTNQKLNYIFFDYKGEGDPDSLDQFLDSTSAKFIDLLNDQFDFNPLEYISLDSEREQNFQIQSFIDSVRAIETQIGVKQEHHLKKVIKDCFDSADRVHPSLNEISNRLEEYYSENNISPDSLLSTISKLSSGLFNRSEESTKRIFDESVYLNLPITLADTTRQLCVFLVLKYLLEMFSKSDDTQPKKSSSIKPLRYVIVIDEAHVYLKNKNARKILEQLLRVIRSKGVVVVMLTQGIEDFRKGDFDFSSQVKIPVCLNIKTKDKKALVNFLGTPSSEYKLEDAASKLENGKGLVNFKEPLLFDIRQFYKTMSSI; encoded by the coding sequence ATGAGAATTAAGAGAAGTAAGAAACAAGATGAGCTGATTACAGAGCTAACTAATATATTTGATTTTAAATATGACGGAATTATATCTAGAATTGCATTTGTATATAGTTTAAAGAAGGGTAAAGAGTTTGCACCTAAAGATGCTGAAGATATTCCTTCAGATGGGAAAGAATTTAGAGACGGAAAAGCAATATTTGGCACTTCTCAAAGTGGTAAAAATTATTATCCGGTTTTCAAAGCGATACTAGATGAATATTACGGGGGGCGTACTACTGAAGAACAGTTTTCACAGTATTTTAAACTTCATCTAGATCATGGTTTAGCAGCTTTGAAGAATGAGATAGAAGAACTAAATATTACAAAAGGTGAACATATTGAGCATTTAGCAAGCTTAGTAAATGATAGTTTGGATTTAATTGGAAAAAATGATTCTCCAAAAGGGTATACGAAAAAGGAAAATTGGGATTTCCCAGTTTATAATAATCTAGTAGAATTTGAACTAGGTAGTTCGGAAGATAATAAGGTGAACATTCCTTTAAATGATTTAAATGAATTCGATAGCCATCATATAGCTATTGCTGGTATGACTGGGGCTGGTAAAACCCAATTAATTAAGGATATATTATACCAAATAAGTAGTAATACAAATCAAAAGCTTAATTACATATTTTTTGATTATAAGGGGGAAGGAGATCCAGATTCTTTAGATCAATTTTTGGATTCAACTAGCGCAAAATTTATCGATTTATTAAATGATCAATTTGATTTTAATCCACTAGAATATATTAGTCTTGACTCTGAGAGAGAACAGAACTTCCAAATCCAATCATTTATTGATAGTGTAAGAGCAATTGAAACACAAATAGGTGTTAAACAAGAACATCATTTAAAAAAAGTAATTAAAGACTGTTTTGATTCTGCCGATCGCGTACATCCAAGTTTAAATGAAATATCAAATAGACTTGAAGAGTATTACAGCGAGAATAACATATCACCAGATTCACTTTTAAGTACAATTTCAAAGTTGTCTAGCGGATTATTTAATCGTAGCGAGGAATCAACTAAACGTATTTTTGATGAAAGTGTCTACTTGAATCTCCCAATTACTTTAGCTGATACAACTAGACAACTTTGTGTTTTCTTGGTTTTAAAATATTTGTTGGAAATGTTTAGTAAGTCAGATGATACCCAGCCTAAAAAATCATCAAGCATTAAACCCTTAAGATATGTAATTGTAATTGATGAGGCACATGTATATCTCAAAAACAAGAATGCTAGAAAAATTTTAGAACAATTACTCCGTGTGATAAGATCAAAAGGGGTGGTTGTGGTGATGTTAACTCAAGGAATTGAAGATTTTAGAAAAGGCGACTTTGATTTCTCCTCGCAAGTTAAAATACCTGTCTGTTTGAATATAAAAACAAAGGATAAAAAAGCACTAGTTAACTTTTTGGGAACCCCATCTAGTGAATACAAACTGGAAGATGCAGCATCTAAGCTCGAGAATGGCAAGGGATTAGTAAATTTTAAAGAACCTTTACTTTTTGATATCCGTCAATTTTATAAAACTATGAGTAGCATTTAA
- the egtD gene encoding L-histidine N(alpha)-methyltransferase, with product MNNLSAVDQSSMLNEVVSGLSREQKQLPSKYFYDQHGSDLFEQITYLDEYYLTDCEKEILKENIKEIADYIGSNVMLIELGSGNSYKTRFLLEELSELSTYIPVDISEEYLLKTANQLRIEYPRISIIPVFADYTSQFDLPVSDSSNQKQVVFFPGSTIGNFSPEEAKAFIDNIATITTNDAEMLVGVDLKKDKAILEAAYNDREGVTEAFNKNMLKHINRKLGANFDTKKFSHNAFYNEDAGRVEMHLVSTEEQTVSIGDTIFQFDEGESIHTENSYKYSLNDFEELVSKWYSVEKVWTDKQGYFSLQYLKKK from the coding sequence ATGAATAATCTATCGGCTGTAGACCAATCTTCGATGCTCAATGAGGTAGTGTCGGGGTTATCAAGGGAACAGAAACAATTGCCCAGCAAGTATTTTTATGATCAGCATGGGTCCGATTTGTTTGAACAGATTACCTACCTTGATGAATATTATTTGACGGATTGTGAAAAGGAGATCCTGAAAGAAAATATTAAAGAGATAGCTGATTATATTGGCTCGAATGTCATGCTGATAGAATTGGGTAGTGGCAACAGTTATAAAACCCGATTTTTGCTTGAAGAACTCTCTGAACTGTCTACCTATATTCCGGTTGATATTTCCGAAGAATATTTACTCAAGACGGCCAACCAGCTTCGGATCGAATATCCTCGAATATCAATAATACCTGTTTTTGCTGATTATACTTCTCAGTTCGATTTACCTGTTTCTGATTCTTCCAATCAAAAGCAGGTGGTCTTTTTTCCGGGATCAACTATTGGCAACTTTTCACCGGAAGAGGCAAAAGCGTTTATAGATAATATTGCAACTATTACTACGAATGATGCTGAAATGCTTGTTGGGGTGGACCTAAAGAAAGACAAGGCAATTTTAGAGGCTGCATATAATGATCGGGAAGGGGTAACGGAAGCATTTAATAAAAATATGTTGAAGCACATAAATCGAAAACTGGGCGCCAATTTTGATACCAAAAAGTTCAGTCACAATGCTTTTTACAATGAAGATGCCGGACGTGTTGAGATGCACTTGGTATCAACTGAGGAGCAGACAGTTTCTATTGGTGATACTATTTTTCAATTTGATGAGGGAGAATCTATCCATACCGAAAATTCGTACAAATATAGTTTAAATGATTTTGAAGAGTTGGTCAGCAAGTGGTATTCGGTAGAGAAAGTTTGGACTGACAAACAGGGTTACTTTTCGTTGCAATATCTTAAAAAGAAATAG
- a CDS encoding AIR synthase-related protein produces the protein MSAFEDNSGKINSELFHEIIGSQKGRQRREVITGPKFGVDTAVIDLGNGKGLATSSDPLSLIPSLGLKESAWLSVHLLVNDMATTGFDPQYAQFTLNLPTDFPLEKFKSYWGHIHGMCDELGIAITGGHTAQVPGQQSTTPGGGTMFLQAPLDDIITSNGAEPGNKIIVTKESALVSSSILAMSFPETVQQECGKNIYEQARENFYRTSSLQDALEATKVLAPNTELKAMHDVTEGGLLGGISELAEASGCGFRVDSAKLPVGEAPQEICELFEIDHRLCVGAGSMIMAVEEGKEEMLLNHLNEQSIPATVVGELTEKNEGMILIEEGKEASFEFDGNDPYWNAFFEAMEKGWK, from the coding sequence ATGAGTGCATTTGAAGACAATAGCGGAAAAATAAATAGCGAGCTGTTTCATGAAATAATTGGATCGCAAAAGGGGCGGCAGCGCAGGGAAGTTATTACAGGCCCCAAGTTTGGTGTGGATACCGCCGTCATAGATCTTGGCAATGGAAAAGGGCTGGCTACTTCGAGCGATCCACTCTCATTGATTCCTTCTTTGGGTCTCAAAGAGTCGGCGTGGCTGTCGGTACATCTGCTGGTCAATGATATGGCGACTACTGGATTTGATCCCCAGTACGCCCAGTTTACGTTGAACTTGCCGACTGATTTTCCCCTGGAGAAATTCAAGAGCTACTGGGGGCATATCCACGGGATGTGTGATGAGCTTGGCATTGCTATTACCGGCGGACATACAGCACAGGTGCCGGGACAACAATCTACGACCCCGGGCGGCGGTACGATGTTTTTGCAGGCGCCATTGGATGACATCATCACGAGTAATGGAGCCGAGCCCGGCAATAAAATTATAGTCACCAAAGAAAGTGCGCTGGTATCGTCTTCAATATTGGCGATGAGTTTTCCCGAAACAGTGCAGCAGGAATGCGGGAAAAATATTTACGAGCAAGCCCGCGAGAATTTTTATCGGACTTCATCACTGCAAGATGCGCTGGAAGCAACGAAGGTGCTGGCGCCCAACACGGAATTAAAGGCTATGCACGATGTTACCGAGGGGGGCTTGCTTGGTGGGATTTCTGAGCTGGCTGAAGCTTCGGGCTGTGGATTCAGGGTGGATAGCGCTAAACTGCCCGTGGGAGAAGCTCCACAGGAGATTTGCGAGCTTTTTGAGATCGACCATCGGCTTTGTGTGGGAGCCGGATCGATGATAATGGCTGTAGAAGAAGGAAAGGAAGAAATGCTTTTAAATCATCTTAATGAGCAGTCTATACCCGCGACGGTGGTAGGTGAATTGACAGAAAAAAATGAAGGAATGATCCTTATTGAAGAGGGGAAGGAAGCCTCTTTTGAGTTTGATGGCAATGACCCATACTGGAATGCATTTTTTGAAGCGATGGAAAAGGGCTGGAAGTAA
- a CDS encoding class I SAM-dependent methyltransferase produces MSNKLQKKKFELVTKKLEQWQDRKEWFFNREHTEVYEDYYEGRYKRAEIWQKKVLAKLIKKDERVETLLEYGCGTTRFTRWWQEIGIEATGADISPFMLGEGNKHFDGDLVWADSHHMPFKDNTFDALAFIATFAYYQDPIKVIREAVRVGKYGMIFGIMNRNSTKVVRRRVQEVFGANPYYETADFYTPKKLIDTIHEALEGRLYEIEWTATGLPKWFPVQRWGLPIGDFFGLHVKLTDVE; encoded by the coding sequence ATGAGCAATAAACTCCAGAAGAAAAAATTCGAGCTGGTCACAAAAAAGCTTGAACAGTGGCAGGATCGAAAAGAATGGTTTTTTAACCGTGAGCACACCGAAGTATATGAAGATTACTACGAAGGTAGGTATAAGCGGGCTGAAATCTGGCAGAAGAAGGTATTGGCGAAGCTCATCAAAAAAGATGAGCGCGTAGAAACCCTCTTGGAATATGGCTGCGGAACAACCCGCTTTACTCGTTGGTGGCAGGAAATTGGCATCGAAGCTACCGGTGCGGATATTTCGCCTTTTATGTTGGGCGAAGGAAACAAACATTTTGATGGCGATTTGGTGTGGGCCGATTCGCATCATATGCCGTTTAAGGATAATACCTTTGATGCGCTCGCTTTCATTGCCACTTTTGCCTATTACCAAGACCCGATAAAAGTCATTCGTGAGGCGGTGCGCGTGGGCAAGTACGGAATGATTTTCGGTATCATGAATCGCAATTCCACAAAGGTAGTCCGCCGACGTGTACAAGAAGTTTTTGGAGCAAATCCCTATTACGAAACGGCCGATTTTTATACGCCGAAAAAGCTGATTGACACCATCCATGAAGCGTTGGAGGGACGATTGTACGAGATCGAATGGACGGCCACCGGCTTGCCGAAGTGGTTCCCTGTACAGCGCTGGGGATTGCCAATTGGCGATTTTTTCGGACTGCATGTAAAGCTAACCGATGTAGAATAA
- a CDS encoding amino acid permease, whose amino-acid sequence MDEQALGEATLQEQVEEQESTAQQKYGTFGGVFVPTLLTILGVILFLRQGWVIGNAGLLGGWLIITLAFVIVTFTALSMSCITTNIRIKAGGAYSIISQSLGLEVGGSVGVPLYLAQTFAITMYIFGFREGWLYIFPDHYAIVVDIVVFGLLFMVAFLSAKLAFRIQYIILAVIVGALISVGATVFTGAMDQSIQWWGTFPGAPENNFEGVSFWVVFAVLFPAATGIMAGANMSGELKNPKKSIPIGTLSAIVISYIIYMTTGYWMAKVAPVNELVSNYNVMIDYAFWSPAVLGGLLGATFSSALASIVGAPRILQALSDHKIFPGGDMFSELAENGEPRNAILLTGGLVLATLLLRDLNTIAPLITMFFLITYMMINLVVFIEQRMDMISFRPTFKIPKFVPFLGTVGCLFTMFIINSTFGLIALGFVIITYLYLSNRKLKVPYGDMRSGLFVSLAEWAAKRVSSLPEQNERAWKANLLVPVRSARELRGNFSLIRNLVYPKGSVKLVGMSQTDNDSDFRDSLMDFAMSFNRENIYARWSIIDSDNFEETMLNSLQTLQGTFFKPNILFLRLPAHKRYDDEIASIINQARLNNMGVQLYVEDTIAQLGRSASVNVWIHEQGPEWDLNMELGNMDLALLTAYKLKVNWNAKMRVITVVEESQVEEAYRYLENLLDIARIPDAIPHVEIGSFQGIMRNAPQADLDLMGLPEEPDFDKLRSYVDETQSACVFVADSGNENILA is encoded by the coding sequence ATGGATGAACAAGCTTTAGGAGAAGCAACACTGCAAGAGCAGGTAGAGGAACAGGAATCTACCGCGCAGCAAAAATATGGCACTTTCGGCGGGGTCTTTGTACCGACGTTGCTTACCATCCTGGGTGTTATCCTATTCTTACGTCAGGGTTGGGTCATCGGTAATGCCGGGTTGTTAGGTGGATGGCTGATTATTACGTTGGCTTTTGTGATTGTGACCTTCACCGCACTCTCCATGTCGTGTATTACCACCAACATTCGTATTAAGGCAGGCGGAGCCTATTCCATTATTTCACAATCGCTGGGGTTGGAAGTTGGTGGCAGCGTTGGTGTGCCCCTTTATCTGGCACAGACCTTTGCCATTACGATGTATATCTTCGGTTTCAGGGAGGGTTGGCTGTATATCTTTCCTGATCATTACGCTATAGTGGTTGATATTGTGGTGTTTGGGTTACTGTTTATGGTGGCCTTTTTAAGTGCCAAACTGGCGTTTCGCATTCAGTATATAATTCTGGCGGTTATTGTCGGTGCGCTGATATCGGTGGGAGCTACGGTATTTACGGGGGCGATGGATCAAAGCATTCAGTGGTGGGGTACATTTCCTGGTGCCCCTGAAAACAACTTTGAAGGGGTAAGTTTCTGGGTAGTTTTTGCAGTTCTTTTCCCGGCGGCTACAGGAATCATGGCGGGAGCGAATATGTCGGGTGAGCTCAAAAATCCCAAGAAAAGTATACCCATAGGTACCCTTTCAGCAATTGTAATTAGCTATATAATTTATATGACCACAGGTTATTGGATGGCCAAAGTGGCACCGGTTAATGAACTGGTGAGCAACTATAATGTAATGATTGATTACGCGTTTTGGTCACCGGCCGTGTTGGGCGGGTTGTTGGGGGCTACGTTTTCTTCGGCACTGGCATCAATTGTGGGAGCCCCGCGCATCTTGCAGGCATTAAGCGATCACAAAATTTTTCCCGGTGGGGACATGTTTTCAGAGCTGGCAGAAAATGGAGAGCCCCGCAATGCTATCTTGCTTACCGGTGGATTAGTGTTGGCTACGTTACTGCTTCGTGATTTAAATACCATTGCCCCGCTTATCACCATGTTCTTTTTAATTACCTATATGATGATCAATCTGGTGGTGTTTATTGAGCAACGTATGGATATGATCAGTTTCCGACCTACATTCAAAATTCCAAAGTTTGTGCCCTTTTTAGGAACGGTGGGATGCTTGTTTACGATGTTTATTATCAATTCTACCTTTGGCCTTATTGCACTGGGGTTTGTAATCATTACCTATCTGTATCTATCCAACAGAAAACTGAAAGTGCCGTATGGAGACATGCGCAGTGGTCTTTTTGTATCACTTGCCGAATGGGCAGCCAAAAGGGTGTCGTCGCTGCCTGAGCAAAATGAACGTGCTTGGAAGGCCAATTTATTAGTTCCGGTTAGAAGTGCCCGGGAGTTGCGCGGGAATTTCAGTCTAATACGAAATTTAGTATATCCCAAGGGGTCGGTAAAACTCGTGGGTATGTCTCAAACAGATAATGATAGTGATTTCAGAGATTCGCTGATGGATTTTGCGATGTCATTCAATCGGGAGAATATTTATGCACGCTGGAGTATTATCGATTCGGATAATTTTGAAGAGACAATGTTAAACTCACTGCAAACATTGCAGGGCACATTTTTCAAGCCTAATATTTTATTTTTGCGATTGCCTGCTCACAAAAGGTATGATGATGAAATAGCGTCAATAATCAATCAGGCGCGCTTAAATAACATGGGGGTACAGTTATATGTTGAGGATACCATTGCCCAACTTGGACGAAGTGCCTCGGTTAATGTGTGGATACACGAGCAGGGTCCCGAATGGGATTTAAATATGGAGCTGGGAAATATGGATTTGGCACTGTTAACAGCTTACAAATTAAAAGTTAACTGGAATGCCAAAATGCGCGTTATTACTGTAGTAGAAGAATCGCAAGTGGAGGAGGCCTATCGCTACCTTGAAAACCTGTTAGATATAGCGCGAATCCCTGATGCTATTCCTCACGTTGAAATTGGCTCATTTCAAGGTATTATGAGAAATGCTCCACAGGCAGATTTGGATCTAATGGGGCTACCCGAAGAGCCGGACTTTGATAAGTTGCGATCGTATGTAGACGAAACACAGTCGGCCTGTGTGTTCGTAGCCGATTCAGGCAATGAAAATATTCTGGCATAG
- a CDS encoding sigma factor-like helix-turn-helix DNA-binding protein, whose protein sequence is MKIITDLSIEELIAKENLSTRASNLLEREKFNNLSSLLSYYQAHGDFKKLKSCGNKTSDQLVAICKKYGSLEYEIVKNINYASLEKDLNRSQKQIIINYFKEYKGRLSKKAIKHVNEFLEVNPSLSKICSEFLDIEISSFLKEETLSNEKLIREVKNFQKQVGDLVQKVYNNRDVEDIKGFLIKNDFDKNFSQNEELISIWEELRNKHNKFPVFKFCAKVINLGIGFNETEHYIFNNYLNYYQEHTRATLEEIGEEVGLTRERVRQIRNNLIEEFNDKFQFIQPLSYSVDIENIYDLDFETGFIFISDSKVKEINDSEGTSFNSLFITKIFHLFCRNSYDFLGYELNFHSQQQRKKYLSLEYPYLFSKQLLNEFSPTKFIKDIKKRLSDDIKDSYTLNLRAYIFRFTKSTDLDLISVLEKPCKIIINNEFELLINLNGEIIFERNKKKYNYEIIEEALEKLGYDKNGYHVTEINEKINELYPDIDYSDNLQALSGIINNYKAIFIHIGRSSTYALKKWERTFTEFKGGTIRDIIEEFLVKKDKPQHMSVITDHVNKYRDTTTQVIYSNLKLDDSKRFEFFGEGFLGLNDKDYKNEDTEFNNLNGFVFSKKRLEKYIPDYYDNVLKNISKDNEVLEVQVKSSLDNKIDKGDLVVNSNNIVRFNDEKS, encoded by the coding sequence ATGAAAATCATTACAGACCTTTCTATAGAAGAGCTTATTGCTAAAGAAAATCTTAGTACAAGAGCCTCAAATTTACTTGAGAGAGAGAAATTCAATAATCTTTCGAGTCTACTTTCTTATTATCAAGCTCATGGTGATTTTAAGAAACTAAAGAGTTGCGGGAATAAGACTTCTGATCAGTTAGTTGCTATATGCAAAAAGTACGGAAGTCTTGAATATGAAATAGTTAAGAATATAAACTATGCTAGTTTAGAGAAGGATTTAAATAGAAGTCAAAAGCAAATAATTATAAACTATTTCAAGGAGTATAAAGGTCGCCTTTCTAAAAAAGCGATTAAACATGTGAATGAGTTTTTAGAGGTTAATCCAAGCTTGTCTAAAATTTGCTCAGAATTCTTAGATATAGAAATCTCTTCTTTTTTAAAGGAAGAAACCCTTTCGAATGAAAAATTGATCAGAGAAGTTAAAAATTTTCAAAAACAGGTTGGTGATTTAGTTCAAAAGGTATACAACAATAGGGATGTTGAGGATATCAAAGGGTTTTTAATAAAAAACGATTTTGATAAAAATTTTTCTCAGAATGAAGAGCTAATTAGTATCTGGGAAGAGTTAAGAAACAAACATAACAAATTTCCTGTGTTTAAATTTTGTGCTAAAGTGATAAACTTAGGGATAGGGTTTAACGAAACAGAACACTACATTTTTAATAATTATTTAAATTATTATCAGGAACATACGAGAGCTACTTTAGAGGAAATAGGAGAAGAGGTTGGGCTTACCCGAGAGAGAGTTAGGCAAATAAGAAATAACTTAATAGAGGAGTTCAACGACAAATTTCAATTTATTCAGCCACTGTCTTATTCAGTTGATATAGAAAATATATATGATTTAGATTTTGAAACTGGATTTATTTTTATTTCTGATTCAAAAGTTAAGGAAATTAATGACTCAGAAGGTACTTCTTTTAATAGCCTTTTTATTACTAAAATATTCCACCTCTTCTGCAGAAACTCTTATGACTTTTTAGGTTATGAGCTAAATTTTCATTCTCAACAGCAACGAAAGAAATATTTGTCGCTTGAGTATCCTTATCTCTTTTCTAAACAGCTACTTAATGAGTTTTCCCCAACTAAATTTATCAAAGATATAAAAAAACGCTTAAGTGATGATATAAAGGATAGTTATACTTTAAATTTGAGAGCATATATCTTTAGGTTTACAAAGTCTACTGATTTAGATCTAATTTCAGTATTAGAAAAGCCTTGCAAGATTATTATAAATAATGAGTTCGAATTGCTGATCAATTTAAATGGAGAAATAATATTTGAAAGAAATAAAAAGAAATATAATTATGAAATTATAGAGGAAGCTCTTGAAAAGCTGGGGTACGATAAAAATGGATATCATGTAACTGAAATAAATGAAAAAATAAATGAACTCTATCCTGACATTGATTATAGTGATAACCTTCAAGCTTTAAGTGGAATCATAAATAACTATAAAGCGATATTTATTCATATTGGTAGGAGCAGTACTTATGCACTAAAAAAATGGGAGCGAACATTCACTGAATTTAAGGGGGGGACAATAAGGGATATTATTGAAGAATTTTTAGTAAAAAAGGATAAGCCCCAACACATGTCTGTGATAACAGATCATGTAAACAAGTATCGGGATACTACTACTCAGGTAATTTACTCAAATTTAAAATTAGACGATTCAAAACGCTTTGAATTTTTTGGAGAAGGGTTTTTAGGACTAAATGATAAAGACTATAAAAATGAGGATACTGAATTTAATAACCTTAATGGTTTTGTTTTTTCTAAAAAAAGATTAGAAAAATATATACCTGACTATTATGATAATGTTTTAAAAAATATTAGCAAAGATAATGAGGTACTAGAAGTACAAGTGAAATCTTCTTTGGATAATAAGATTGATAAAGGAGACTTAGTAGTAAATAGTAATAATATTGTGAGATTTAATGATGAAAAGAGTTGA
- the dndD gene encoding DNA sulfur modification protein DndD: MKIKKVRLQNYRQYYGVNEIDLTTNSEENIILIGGKNGYGKTNLLLAFVWCLYGDRISKTDSLFRKQIHKDGNYPKFLKNTLNWDAKKEGQVEYSVEIEFQDLNLPDSFNQEASSCRIKRSVNTETLEEDLLVSIPNHNNGLFKEEEDKINFINDYLIPLDATKFVFFDAEKIAQMAELSTREEGELMNDALGNILGLDIYENLVEDLRLYSDNLKKEGATGNIRDQIIDAESTIKLKSANIEKHEKRIAELEETITDLENKIDQYNEFINDRVGTKDSIEAVNKLHERKSKLEAEINDAEERFGEIAEIIPFGLVSNLIEETVAHLNKQESIELKNKEENSIENKAERFVEKLFNKPEFPPSEDMSFSAKSFYAEKAKKVVKSVFANDNEEEASLKFYHDLTNSDQQLIEDTYNLIQGNIDKSFKVHTKDLIALNNELNEVNSKIRQFESEAADDEVITYRDRKLRASNQIEKHNKEIGVAENEIKKMEDDIKQLKKNKKILLKKSALSKKRQKEIDIIEAYIDLLNDFIVQEKKEKSERLSNNILDELRVLMHKLANRDTDLISDVSVNPLPDNEGLKIELFDSEGKKFRKESLSEGEKQLYISSLIKALLNEAIQNFPIVIDTPLGRLDEEHIRNILEYFYPNLADQVILMTTSSEIPPARKKIIEDQIAASYLLMNKNNQTSFKQGYFGNYEN, from the coding sequence ATGAAGATTAAAAAGGTACGACTCCAGAATTATCGACAATATTATGGAGTTAATGAAATTGATCTGACCACGAATTCAGAAGAAAATATAATCTTAATTGGTGGAAAGAATGGATATGGTAAAACGAATCTTCTTCTCGCGTTTGTTTGGTGCCTTTATGGAGATAGAATTTCGAAAACTGATTCCCTTTTTAGAAAACAAATTCATAAGGATGGTAACTATCCTAAATTTTTAAAGAATACATTAAATTGGGATGCAAAAAAAGAAGGACAGGTTGAATATTCTGTAGAAATAGAATTTCAAGATTTAAACTTACCGGATTCTTTTAATCAAGAGGCATCATCATGTAGAATAAAGAGAAGTGTAAATACTGAAACACTTGAAGAAGACCTATTAGTTTCAATTCCTAATCATAATAATGGCTTATTTAAGGAGGAGGAAGATAAAATAAACTTTATAAATGATTACCTGATACCTCTGGATGCAACTAAATTTGTGTTTTTTGATGCCGAGAAAATAGCACAAATGGCAGAACTTTCTACCCGGGAAGAAGGTGAGTTAATGAATGATGCATTGGGTAATATTCTAGGTCTTGATATTTATGAAAATCTGGTAGAGGATTTGAGGCTATATTCAGATAATCTGAAGAAGGAAGGAGCTACTGGGAATATTAGAGATCAAATAATTGATGCGGAATCTACTATAAAGTTAAAGAGTGCCAATATCGAGAAACATGAAAAGAGAATTGCAGAGTTAGAAGAGACAATAACTGACCTGGAAAATAAAATTGATCAATACAATGAGTTTATTAATGATCGGGTTGGGACAAAAGATTCTATTGAAGCTGTAAATAAACTGCATGAAAGAAAGTCAAAATTAGAAGCTGAAATAAATGATGCTGAAGAAAGGTTTGGAGAAATCGCAGAAATAATACCTTTTGGTCTTGTTTCTAATTTAATAGAAGAGACAGTAGCACACTTAAATAAACAAGAGTCTATAGAATTGAAAAATAAGGAAGAGAATTCTATAGAGAATAAGGCCGAACGATTCGTAGAAAAACTATTCAATAAACCTGAATTTCCACCTAGTGAGGATATGTCATTTTCAGCCAAATCATTTTATGCTGAGAAGGCTAAGAAAGTAGTAAAAAGTGTTTTTGCTAATGATAATGAGGAGGAAGCATCGCTAAAATTCTATCATGATCTTACAAATTCTGATCAACAGCTTATAGAAGATACATATAATTTGATTCAGGGCAATATCGATAAATCTTTTAAGGTTCATACAAAAGATCTAATTGCACTTAACAATGAACTTAATGAGGTAAATTCTAAAATACGCCAATTTGAATCGGAGGCTGCGGATGATGAGGTGATAACTTATCGTGATAGGAAATTACGAGCAAGTAATCAAATTGAGAAGCACAACAAGGAAATTGGAGTTGCTGAAAATGAAATAAAAAAAATGGAAGATGATATAAAGCAACTCAAGAAAAATAAAAAAATACTTTTAAAGAAAAGTGCTCTTTCCAAAAAGAGACAAAAGGAAATTGATATTATAGAAGCCTATATTGATTTATTGAATGACTTTATTGTTCAAGAGAAAAAGGAAAAATCTGAACGACTTTCAAATAATATTCTTGATGAACTAAGGGTATTAATGCACAAGCTGGCAAATAGAGATACTGATTTAATTTCGGATGTTTCAGTAAATCCATTACCAGATAATGAGGGCTTGAAGATTGAATTATTTGATTCAGAAGGAAAAAAATTCAGAAAAGAGTCATTATCAGAAGGTGAAAAGCAATTATATATATCTTCTTTGATAAAGGCTCTTCTTAATGAAGCAATTCAAAATTTTCCGATTGTAATTGATACCCCACTTGGTAGGCTAGACGAGGAACATATTAGAAATATACTCGAGTATTTTTATCCTAATTTAGCTGATCAGGTGATATTAATGACTACAAGTAGTGAAATTCCACCTGCTAGGAAGAAAATTATAGAAGACCAAATTGCAGCTTCATATTTACTTATGAATAAGAATAATCAGACAAGTTTTAAGCAAGGATATTTCGGAAATTATGAGAATTAA
- a CDS encoding DNA modification system-associated small protein, whose amino-acid sequence MKRVEEIKNNQEDRLKKLCEEHKIDHDSLKRLIKAEKIKKLLKRKASMQQTISKEINRVINED is encoded by the coding sequence ATGAAAAGAGTTGAAGAGATAAAAAATAATCAAGAAGATAGGTTAAAAAAATTATGTGAGGAGCATAAAATAGATCATGATTCTCTTAAGAGGCTGATAAAAGCTGAAAAAATAAAAAAACTCTTAAAGAGGAAGGCTTCGATGCAACAAACAATCTCAAAGGAAATAAATAGGGTTATTAATGAAGATTAA